Genomic window (Arachis hypogaea cultivar Tifrunner chromosome 13, arahy.Tifrunner.gnm2.J5K5, whole genome shotgun sequence):
TGCTGACGACGGTAACCATGGCCTCCCCGATCCATAAGCCACCTGCCCTTCGTGTGGACAATATCCGACAGTGGGATTGGGCAACTCATGTCCTGAGCTTCTTGAGGAAGGGGGTTGATAACAGGAGAAAGGAAAGAAATAGTCCGTTGATGGCTGTGTGTTTGTTTTGATGCTGATATATTTCCATGAATCTAAGTTTCCTCGCTTGGATGCACCTGAGGCTCCTAGGCCACTGTGAGGGACCCACTGGACACGGAAGAGGATGCTCGACCGGATTTCTCAAGAAGCAACCGATACAatggtaaattaaacaaaaattttttctGAAATTTCAGTTCAAATGCTTCTAAAATACTCTGCTAACTAAATAAGCTTGTGTTTTAGAGACTTCTATATAGAGCACAATCaaaggaggaaaagacaaaagaaaaaaaggtgGAGAAGAAACCAATTTCTCTGAAGGGGAAAGAGAAGGGAaagcggaagaaagaagaaaagaaaattgttgtGCTGGATTCTTCTTTGGAAGAGGACAGTTTTTCCGAATCCGAGAAAATACCGCCGACTAAAAGAACAAGACAATAGAGGCTggtgaaaaaataaaagattgttCCAACGGATTTGGAAACAACAAGTGAATCTGAAAGTAGTCCTACGCATTCAGAAGGCACAAGTGAATTCGAAAACTAGTAAGTTTGATGTTCATTTGGTTTTGTTTTACTTGTATTTGGTTAAAATTGTTCTTATGCGCTTGTTCTTATGTAtcccagagaagaagaagaaattgaaaaaacagggacaaaaaaagaaaacaaccataGAAGGTGgttaaaaaagaaagcaaaaaaaaagcatGTTCCAACAAATTCGGAGAGCACAAGCGAATCTGAAAAACAATAAGTTTGGAAATTGATAATTTTCGATTCATTTCTATGATTGTCTGATGTTCATCTAGTTTAGCTTTGCTTTTATTTGCTAAAAATTGTTTGTGTATGCTTGTTAAGTAAATTACAATTGTGATATTGTTCTTCGATATAAATTCGATGTGTTTGTATGTGTTGCAGAGAAAAAGAAACGAAAAAACTCTGATAGTAAAAATAAAACAACCGGAGAGGGGTGTaaaaaacaaaccaaatcaagcaaAACTGAATCTGAAAGGGAGTAAGTTTCTGAAATCATATTTTAGGTTAATTGATACTTTTATTTTAGGTTCATTGATACTTAGTTTATAAATTTTCAGAAGTGAACGAGTAAGGGTCAGCGTTGCCGAAAGAAGAAGAGAGGCGTTGCAGCTGTTAAAAGAAAAGAGAGCAAAGAGAAGAAATGATGGAGCTCAGAAAACAAACGTTGCTCCGGCTGGCTTTGACTCGACAAAGGCGCAAAATGATTTATACGAGATGTAAGATTCGATTTCTTATAttgagttctttttctttgtttactaAAACATCTTCTAATTCCTCTGGATTTACTgagtaatatttatttatttttcttagaaTGCCGACTGTAAATTTGGGTAGCGAACCTCTGTTACAGACTCAGACGAGCTCTACACTATCTGTAAATGTCCTGGCCAATACCAGGTAAATTCGTTTATTtcttggtttaaatttgattcaTTGGATTCCAAAAATGAATTTGATGTACTTTTAGACTTCTGCTTTTAATCTTTGTTGCTGATTTTAATTTGGtatcttttttattagaaaaaataccCCGGAAACTCTggtaaaaatttttggaagaaaGAAAATCCATCAAAAATAGAGTTTACAAACTCCACCTGTGTAAGTTGAAATATTTATGTTGGGCTTTCAGATTtaggtaataatttttgtttcaaaatttgtgTTTAAATGTCATTAGCACTACACCTGATCCTCAACTACAAATCATTGAGGTTCGAGAAGAAACTCATTCTCAACCTTTGGATATGTGAGTTTTTCAATATGCAGATTTCAGTTTCTCGTTACCTATTCTAATCATTTAACATTAACTTCTTCCTTGTTTACATTCCTTAGATTTTCTATTGCGGTGTCTCTTCCGAGTTCTCTTAAGGAAGAGCTAATAAAAGATCCTTTGCCTATGTCCCTTCCGAAAGTCAAGCACAAGAAGCTTCTATTAATGAGTAAGTTGCacataaaattctttttattagttttaatgttATAGGATAATAATTTATAGATATTATTGAACTcttttctgtttaatgcagcagCCCTCCGAAACCGCAACAGCAACCCTGCGAAGAAGCACCGGCGGAGCAATCGGAATAAGAAGTACCAGTTGATGTGTAAGTTTTTGGTTCATTACATGCTTTACTTGTGGATCATTTGAATCCAGAAATCAATTCCATGTGTTCTTATATTGGACTCTCTTTTGTTTGTTACAGCTGCCCTCTGGAACCCGAAAAGTAGACCGACGAGGAATTTTCTCCGACGAAGACGGAGCCAGAACCTCCGTTGAATGtgtaagttttaattaatattattttttattaactttcGTGTTATATGATATTACTTTTTCATTGTTCCTTTAAGTTGTAATTAAAATTCTTTTACTTAGTTTTAATGGTAGAAGATAATAATTGAACTCTTTTTCTTATTCTGGATCGTTATTGAACTCTTTTTTGTTTAATGCAGCAGCCCTTCAGAAGAACAACAGCAACCATGCCAAGAAGCTTTGGTGGCAGGGCCATtcgaagaagaagcacagcctgaTTTATAAGTTTTATGCTTGTTCAAATCTGGATAATTTCGTTTCATTACATGGTTTAGTTGTGGTTCAATTGAATCGAGAAATCAATTACACTCTTCCGTTTGTTATAGTTGCGCTCCAGAACTCAAAAAGTAGGCCGGTGAGGGATCTTTCCCGAGGAAGGCAGAGCTAAAACCTTCGTTGAATGtgtaagttttaattaatataattttttattagcttTCGTGTTATATGATATTACTTTTTCATTATTACTTAAAACTTTTCTCTGTCGTCTTGCAGTGCTGCTCGTCCTTCTTTATGGGAACATGATACACCTTCTTTCAACCTTGGGATAAGTCCCCCAGCATCTCAACCAACTTCCCCTACCTTTCAGCCGATGGTGACACAGCTTGAAATCCTGTCAGAGGCGGTGATAGAAAACTccggagaaagagaaaaaaatcacGGAGGAGTTGAAGGAAAAGTGTTATCATTGGATGACACATGTGAAGGAAACCAAAGATAGCACCAATGAATATGACGCCATATTCGTCTTTAATCATGAAGCGCATTTGGAGGGGCTTAGACATCATTTCTTGTCTCTAAAGCCTGGAGAAGATGTAGATAACATGTAAGAACCGAGcttaattaattgtttaattaagtaattaatattttccAAAATAGGTTCCGAAAGGTtggagtgagaatttgaggatttaaatataatttttggactcaataggtttttctgagtcagaaaatgtgttttctgcgaaaaaaTGTGAAAACCGCGAAtcggcagttgaaccggttgaactggTTTAAGTCAGCCCGGTGTTGCGCAAGAAAAAGTGAAAagagtcaaaaaccttagaaaaatattagaaatggaaaattgggcgataattttaaaggtttggtccGAAGTTTGGCCAAacaggctaaaaacgctaacgggttggactggaCCCAAGTTAGGCCCAAGCCAATCATATAAAAGGGTTCATTAAGTGAATTCATCATCCACAACACACTTACTAACACACCCATTCAGCTGAgaaagagaagagggagaagagaaaagaaacacTATTCACACAACTCTTCTTTTCGCgatatctcgagctacggtgcCTGATTTGCGTGCCGTCAGTGGCTACGCAAAGCTCTCGTCGAACCCATCATTTCTATCTAAGCATTGTGGTAAGTTTCTCGAGTTTCCCTGCCCAGTTTTCGTGCTCTTGTGTATTTAGAGTTTTAGTGTTTAGTTTTGAGTGAAATCTTGTGtcttgggtgtttaggtacattCTAGCACTTGATTGCTTGTGATTTTGGCTACCAAAACCGTTGGGTAAGGTAAGAGCTCTTGAAATCCTTGtgagattatgtttattttgagtcctaggttgatttgtgatggtttatgtatatatagcttgaatattgtgagtttggagcttgttggtgcttgttggagttacattggaagcttggattgtgttggaaagcttgtTGGTGATTATTGTGTGCTCATTTTGGGTTTTGGTGCATATAGGGAATCGGCCAacgtatggtttcagttttctctatgtagtatataatattcatggacacttaggctagtgaactataggataggtttggatttaaatggttgttgagttgttgaatgatgatatatgatgatttatgatgaattaatgattgttgagtttgattatgatgattgataatgatatgatgaggatgaatgaTTTGTGAAGTTGAAAAGTGGATTATGTTGATATatgtgatattgatgttgatgattTGGTAATGTAGTTAGAAAGATGTCAATGAGGATTGATTATAACGtgatatattgatgttgaggttgaggatgatgaAAGGTGAAGGAAAATGTGGTAAGATTCGTGTAATATGACATAAAGGGTTAATTTTGataagaaatggagtttggaataGTTTGGTATAGTTTTGGTTGTGTTTTACAAGAAATTGTGGAAAttgtgaattttggtaaaaaggaaatttttgtaaactttgtctgatcataacttttgcctcagttttcaaaattgattgaaagttgtttagaattaaagtttaTTAAAAACTCTTtgaatcgatataaagtttgtaaaatttggaattttgaagaagttatgatcattcaaagattggtgtaaaaatctgaaattctgcaaagttgcagagtTTTATGATATCTGGTATGTCGgcatgcacagccttgtgcgcacgcacaactctacAAAAATtttaacctgtgcgcacgcacagatctgtgcgtacgcacacacagaGGCAGGTAGTCTGTTCACAgcgttagcacagcttgtgcgcgcacatacccAATGAGGAGTTgcaacttgtgcgtacgcacagcactgtgtgcacgcacacgttgggaaggccagtctATTGAGGGTGCTAGCACAGGTTGTACGAGCGAACAGACATTATGAattttggtacctgtgcgtacgcacacctctatgcgtacgcacacttttaaaaactTCTCCTGGGCGTGCGCGCGcatacccctgtgcgtacgcacacgtcttgtttctcaattttaaactttattttcaactatttcaccttcccaacaagattctaagcttctataacaccattttaataCTCTTGGGATTAATTTTGAGTATGAGAACATGGGAAATAACCTAAGAGTTTTAGTGgatgattattatgaaaaaattagaaaacggaggcttaggtttcgaGTGTACTGAGGATGTGTTTGATGGTATGTGAAGAATGACTAGTATATGAAATGAGAACTGATGAACTATTGAGTTCAGAACTGAAATGTTGattggacagtggttgagataaATCGAGGACTCGAATGTGCAATGATGATTCATTGATGTGttgaaaatattttctaaaaaaccACTGAACTACCGttttgaattgagattatgagacgctatgcgctcagcagggacggcggttggatcccgcctgttgaGGTAGCGGCAGCGGCGTAAAGACAGTGGTTAAATCCTCTTGCGTTGAAATttgaggtctgaggcaagagtatcccactcgcatcccttcgatcaatagagcgtgcaggtgcaaaaccctggacagtgatccgagcactatatctcgaaGGTTCCCattgatgattccgaagggcaacatctccatggagatgtgtcgggttggcagttgaaccgaaaatgtgatatcacagccagtaggacaggcattcatcatgtgcattttctatctgtttgtctgctttgccgacttgaaattgtatgcctaattgaataacatgcctacttgcttACTTGAACTACTTGTATTATATGCTTCTATTTGTaaattacttgcattgtatataattgtgacttctattgggattgaggaggtttggaaggcggtggcgatgggatcgcatggaggataggttggaggaggttgtgggacagcggtgtttggttagaatagaaatcccctaagacaGAGTACCCTATTTATTTATGATAAGAGATATATATATGCTTTATGGTTTTAGTATGTCTTAAGATGAGattttgtgatggatatggagcttaggattgtctttggcgtccaggggtcttatatcctacatcactgggcactgttaccatactgagaacttctggttctcataccatatttctgttgtatttttcagatgccggtcgtaacccacctcggtgagttgcttggatggtgacagaagcggaggatcatgATACCTTTTggagtttttgtttattttgtttatacatctctcacttttgtattttgtttgcctagaggcttgtatttgagagaacaaaacttgtataagttgtttttactgtctggtttcacgtatggtctgtatatggctagccggctttaACTCCGCGAGCcatggctagattcttatgatattatactatgatattttgttatattgtatttatttcttgtgctttaaATTAGTAGCTTcgctagtacgttttgcgcttttttaaatcctatttttgagctatattcttcatcaggcttctatattttatattaatcctttctatatattatatgtatgaactTAGAACTGTCGCAACCTTTGATTAACTTTGGCTTTatgacgcgaggtaaagcttaggctaattagggtgttacatttagtgatatcagagcggttcatcctcgtgagcttgagggatggactgattgtgcttcattgcatactttgtgtgtcttttctttgatgctattaggttatctacttgatatatgcatagcatgcttgtttgtgggtgcctgtttgggataattgaagtactaggcttttgatattgagactgatcaccttgatatcgattgtttggtgtagacaggaaccctaatggccactcacgGACGAGGCCGAGCACATTCACGATAAAGTAGGAATGAGCAACCGGCTGACAACCATGCCGAATTCATTGCGGTGATGGCTAACTTAGTGAATACCATGGAGGCTAATGCTACTGCGACTCTGCAAGTGGTGCAGAGATTGGGCCAACCGGCCGGGAACGGAAACGGGAATAGCGAAGGGAATGCTCATGATAATGCTGAGGGAAACTGTGATAAAATGGGTGGTGTTCCGATGACCTTGGCGACGTTCCTCAAGGTTCATCTGCCAATTTTCCGAGGATCAACTAATCCTACTGAAGTGGACaactggtttcaggccatggagcgtgcTTTACAGGCACAGCACGTTCCGAACAATCAatatgttgaatttgctgcttatCAGCTGGCAGGAGAGGCCCAGCACTGGTGGCAAGCAGAGTGCCGCATGTTACAGCTTCAGAACGCCGACGTTCCGTGGGACATATTTCAGATGGCCTTTTATAAGAAATACTtccctgagtctgcaagggaagcaaaggagatggaactgatgcagctgaagcaaggttccctATCTGTGGCGGACTATACAAGCAAGTTTGAGGAGTTTtataggttttctagggtatggCAGGGTGCTCCAGAGACTTATGAGAGCTGGAAGTGTATTAAATACCAAAGGGGCTTGAAGGACAACATAATGACTgctgtggctcctatggagattCGTACCTTCTCGGACTTAGTGAACAAAGCAAGGGTGGTTGAGGAGTATGCCAAGACGGTACCTTCGTCCAAGGACACTCATGGAGGGAACACTAGCAAGGGATGTGGCAAGTATTTTCATCCGAGGGGTCAAAGCTTCAAGAGAGGAGGATATGCACCTCAAGGTAAAGGAGGCTTCAGAAAGAACACTCATGATCAATTTCAGCGTGGTAaagtggtatgcgaaattgctactcaggttgtgaattattgttcgaaattgattccctggcaatggcaccaaaaacggatgcacagaaccatggtctaaacatatcttcacaacttcgcataactaaccagcaagtgcagtgggtcgtccaagtaataccttacgtgagtaagggtcgaatcccacggagattgtc
Coding sequences:
- the LOC140177605 gene encoding uncharacterized protein, which produces MANLVNTMEANATATLQVVQRLGQPAGNGNGNSEGNAHDNAEGNCDKMGGVPMTLATFLKVHLPIFRGSTNPTEVDNWFQAMERALQAQHVPNNQYVEFAAYQLAGEAQHWWQAECRMLQLQNADVPWDIFQMAFYKKYFPESAREGAPETYESWKCIKYQRGLKDNIMTAVAPMEIRTFSDLVNKARVVEEYAKTVPSSKDTHGGNTSKGCGKYFHPRGQSFKRGGYAPQGKGGFRKNTHDQFQRGKVVEELGLKVSELAFDLHVHTPHQTVMTRSECRQFSKNRVLLDFFERSIRFMPEGENGVVVAAGYYLNSNLDQIPVVRDFSEVFLEDIPEFPPQREIEFAIELVPRAGPVSIAPYRMAPIELAELMTQLEELLNKRFIRPSVYPWGMPVLLVKKKDGEMCLCVDYRQLNKVTVKNKYPLPRIDDLMDQLQGTGVVFRPILDKFVVVFIDDILVYSKTVKEQEEHLRIVLQILKERKLYA